The Xanthomonas indica sequence CCCGACCCAGGACGGCGCCTCCATCGACAACGCCGCCAACTACAGCAGCGGCATGAACGTCCACTACTCTTCGGGCGTCTACAACAAGGCCTTCTACACCCTGGCCAAGACGTCCGGCTGGAACACGCGCAGCGCCTTCGAAGTCTTCGCCCGCGCCAACCAGCTGTACTGGACGCCCAGCACCAGCTTCAACAGCGGCGCCTGCGGCGTGCAGACAGCGGCCAGCGACCTGAGCCGTTCGGTGACCGCGGTGCGCAATGCCTTCGCCGCCGTCGGCGTGAGCTGCCCGCAGTAACGTCCGCACCGCACGCCCGACCATCGATCGCGGTGGCCGGGCGTGTGACGATGGAGATCGGCAAGCGCGTGCATTGCACCGACCCACGCCGACACAGCGCTGCCGAGAGCGCGGCGATCGTCACGCAAGCGCCACGTGGCCGAGCCCTGCACGTGCGTGCTGTGCGCATCGTCGGCACGCACCCGCGGAGGCGCAGCGATCGGCCCGCGCAGCACCCGCATGGCCGCGGCGATGACGCCATGGCGACGACGGTGCGCTAACGGCGCTGCCCTATACTGCGCGCCCCACTCGACGCCCCATGTCGGCATGCCGGTCGTCCGCATCGTGACGCCGCGCGTGCGATCCACGACGGCAGACGGCGCCCCCCAGTTCCGTGCCCGTTTTCGTCTTCTCTTCCCTGCGTCCAATGCCGCCTTCACCGCCAGCCGCCACCGCGGACGGCGCAGCGCCTGCATGCTCACGGATCCTCGGCGCCCAACGATGGCGCCGCCTGCGAGCGCATGGCACGCCGCACCTGCGCTGCCGCGCCGCGCGGGAAGCGAACAGGGCCTTGCAGCCATCGGCGCGCGGCGCCGCGATCCGCGGTGGCGAGACGGCATGCCTGCGTCACCCGCGTGGGCCGGTCGTTTGCGCCGCAACGGCACCGGCTCCGCTTATCACTTCCCTTCTGATCCGAGACGTCCCATGCATCCCGCCATGTCCGTCGCGCAAGCCGTGCGCGCCGATCTGACCCCCTTCCAACATGACCTGCTCGCCCAAGACTTCGACGCGGTGGACGCGCAATTGCGGACGCTGCTCGCCGCGACCGACGCCGCCGGCGAGGCGAGGCTGTACGCGCGGATCGTAGAAGAGACCGGTGCACTCGCGGCGGCCCGCCCCGGTGCGCTGCCAGCCCTGCTGGACGCATGGCAACAACAGTCTCCGGACAGTCTGGCACCGCGGCTCCTGCGCTGCGCCTGTTGGGAGCGGCGGGCGCTGCAGGCGCGTGGCACGGGCTGGGCGGAAGGCGTCGGCGCGGCGCAGTGGCAGGCGGTGCGCCACGCGCAATGGCACTTGTTTGCAGACGCGCTGCAGTTGATGGCGCGGTCTCCGCTGCCGTGGATCCTCGGCACGCTGCTCACCCGCAGCGTGCAGGTCTTCGGCGAACCGGACTGGCTGACGCACTGGCGATGCGACGGCGTGCATCCCAGCGACAACGACACGCTCGATGCGGCGGACGCGCGGGACCTCGCGTCCCTCGGCCTGCCCGCGGTACTGCCCGCGCCACTGCACGCGCCGGACGGCAGGACAGACCCCGGTGACCCCGTGCCGCCGGCAGGGTTCTGGCTGTCGCTGACGCTGCGCCACAGCGGCCATGGACTCGCGGCCTTGCTGTCCTACGCCACGCTGCACACTCCACGCTGGGGCGGCAGCCGCGAAGAGATCCTCGCGCTGGCCGAAGGGCCGCTGGCCGCCCGCCTCGACCCTGGCGAACGTCAGCGTCTGCGCCTGGTCGCCTGGCTCGACGCGATCGACGTGGACAGCATCGACACCGACGACGCCGAGGCGATCGCGCAGGCGGTGCAACACGGACATGCCATGTTGCAGCGTACGCACGACGATGGCGACCGTGCGCAGCTGCATCTGCAGTTGGCGGAGCTGTACAGCTTCGCCGAGCAGCCGGACCAGGCCGTTCCCCACCTGTCGGCCGTCGCCGCGTTGCCGGCGCCGTTGCGCCTGGACGATCACCAACTGCTGCGGGCGTTGCATGCTGCGGTGCATGGCGGACACCTGCAGGCCGACTGGCTGGGCGCCCTGGCCGCGCGCAGCTGCACGCAGAGCGCGCATGCGGCCGTGCTCTACGGCCTGCTGTGCGATACCGGCTGGGGAGGCGTGCAGCGCGATCCGGCCATCGCCGAGGCGTGGTACCGGCACGCCGCCACGCTCGCACCGCTGCCCGCGCCGGAAGAGGTGTGCCCGTTCAACGACGTCTACTACGCCTTCGACGAGCAGGTGCAGCACGGTCCACTGCAGCACATGGCCAACTGCGGTGCCGAACTCGGCTATCCGGAAATGCAGTTCGCCCTGGGCTATCGTTCTTTCGAGGACGAGGACCACTACGACCCGGCGCTGGCGATCCACTGGTACCGGCGCGCGGCCGAACACGGTTTTCCGCGGGCCGCGTACAACCTCAGCCTGGTGTACGACCGCGGCATCGAACAGGGGGGTATCGCCGGGCTGGCACCCGACGAACTGGTGCGCCTGTCCAACGACTGCGAGATCGCCTGCCTGGAAGCCACCGCGGCCATGCCGACGCTGTCCGAACGCGCGATCCGCCGCGCCAATGCCTGTGTGCACGGCCTGCGCCACTTCCTCGCCCACCACGACGACGACCCGGCGCGGATCGAGCGCATCCTGGGCGTGCTCACCCGGTTCGCGCACGCCGGCTGGGCGGAGGCCATGCGCGGCCTCGGCTACTTCCATGGCACGACCTCCAATCCCACCTGGCAGGACTTCGACCGTGCGGTGCGCTGGTGCGAGGCGGCCTGTCGGCTGGCGCCGGACGATGCCGACAACCTGGCGCTGCGGCAGACCCTGCAGGGCGACGGCTGGCTGGCGAAGCGGCGCTATGCGCGGGCGGCGGCGCGGGCCGCTGAGCGGGCGCCCGCTCTACCGCACTGAGCGCGCCTTCACCCGTCCGCGCGCGGTCGGCGATACTGCACGCCCGCCGTGACCCGCATGGCCTGCCGCTGCCCGTCTCCCCGATGTCGTTCGCTTCCCTCGGTCTGTCGTCCGCGCTGTATCCCGCCTTCGCCGCCGCGCTTGCGCGCGCCGGCTGGCAGACGCCCACGCCGATCCAGCAGCAGGCGGTGCCGCTGATCGTCGCCGGCCACGACCTGCTGGCCATGGCGCAGACCGGTTCCGGCAAGACCGCGGCGTTCGCGCTGCCGTTGCTGCAGGCCTGCGCGCAGGCGGCCAGGCCGGCGCGCTCCACCCGCGTGCTCGTCCTGGTGCCGACCCGCGAACTGGCGGTGCAGGTCGCCGACACCTTCGTCGCGCTGGGCCTGGAACTGCCGCGGCGGCCACGGGTGGTGGTGGCGGTCGGCGGAGTCTCGATCAATCCGCAGATGCTGGCGCTGCGCGGTGGTGCCGATGTGGTGGTGGCCACGCCCGGGCGCCTGCTGGACCTGCTGGAGCAGCGCGCCCTGCACTTGGACGCGGTGGCGCACCTGGTGCTGGACGAGGCCGACCGTCTGCTCGATCTGGGTTTCGGCGCCGAACTGGAGCGGCTGCTGCGCCTGCTGCCGCCGACGCGGCAGACCCTGCTGTTCTCGGCCACGGTGCCGGCGCCGATCGCGGCGCTGGCCACGCGCCTGCTGCGCGCGCCGCGGCGGATCGGCGACGCCGCCGACGCCGCACCGATTCCGGCGACGCTGCGCCAGCGCGCGATCGAGGTCGACAGTGCGCGGCGCCTGGCCCTGCTGCAGCATCTGCTGGAACACGAAGCCTGGCCGCGCGCGTTGGTGTTCGTGGCCAGCCGGCGCAGCGCCGAACAGGTCGCCACCGCCCTGAGCAAGGCCGGCATCGCCGCGCAATCGCTGCATGGCGAACTGGCGCAGGGCCGGCGCCAGCGCACCCTGGACGCGTTCCGCCAGCAGCAGCTGCGCGTGCTGGTGACCACCGACCTGGCCGCGCGCGGCATCGACATCGCCGCGCTGCCGGTGGTGGTGAACTACGACCTGCCGCGTTCCACCGCGGACTACACCCATCGGATCGGCCGCAGCGCGCGCGCCGGCGCCGAGGGTCAGGCGCTGAGCTTCGTCGATGCGGCCAGCGCGGCGCATCTGCGCCTGATCGAAAAACGCCAGGGCGTGCGCGTGCCGCGCGAACGCATCCCCGGTTTCAAGCCGACGCCGGCACCGCTCCCGGCGGCCGCACAGACCACGGAGGTCGCAGCCTCCACCGGCGGCATCAAGGGCAA is a genomic window containing:
- a CDS encoding DEAD/DEAH box helicase; translated protein: MSFASLGLSSALYPAFAAALARAGWQTPTPIQQQAVPLIVAGHDLLAMAQTGSGKTAAFALPLLQACAQAARPARSTRVLVLVPTRELAVQVADTFVALGLELPRRPRVVVAVGGVSINPQMLALRGGADVVVATPGRLLDLLEQRALHLDAVAHLVLDEADRLLDLGFGAELERLLRLLPPTRQTLLFSATVPAPIAALATRLLRAPRRIGDAADAAPIPATLRQRAIEVDSARRLALLQHLLEHEAWPRALVFVASRRSAEQVATALSKAGIAAQSLHGELAQGRRQRTLDAFRQQQLRVLVTTDLAARGIDIAALPVVVNYDLPRSTADYTHRIGRSARAGAEGQALSFVDAASAAHLRLIEKRQGVRVPRERIPGFKPTPAPLPAAAQTTEVAASTGGIKGKRPSKKDRLRAARAQDGEPPASG
- a CDS encoding DUF4034 domain-containing protein, with translation MPVVRIVTPRVRSTTADGAPQFRARFRLLFPASNAAFTASRHRGRRSACMLTDPRRPTMAPPASAWHAAPALPRRAGSEQGLAAIGARRRDPRWRDGMPASPAWAGRLRRNGTGSAYHFPSDPRRPMHPAMSVAQAVRADLTPFQHDLLAQDFDAVDAQLRTLLAATDAAGEARLYARIVEETGALAAARPGALPALLDAWQQQSPDSLAPRLLRCACWERRALQARGTGWAEGVGAAQWQAVRHAQWHLFADALQLMARSPLPWILGTLLTRSVQVFGEPDWLTHWRCDGVHPSDNDTLDAADARDLASLGLPAVLPAPLHAPDGRTDPGDPVPPAGFWLSLTLRHSGHGLAALLSYATLHTPRWGGSREEILALAEGPLAARLDPGERQRLRLVAWLDAIDVDSIDTDDAEAIAQAVQHGHAMLQRTHDDGDRAQLHLQLAELYSFAEQPDQAVPHLSAVAALPAPLRLDDHQLLRALHAAVHGGHLQADWLGALAARSCTQSAHAAVLYGLLCDTGWGGVQRDPAIAEAWYRHAATLAPLPAPEEVCPFNDVYYAFDEQVQHGPLQHMANCGAELGYPEMQFALGYRSFEDEDHYDPALAIHWYRRAAEHGFPRAAYNLSLVYDRGIEQGGIAGLAPDELVRLSNDCEIACLEATAAMPTLSERAIRRANACVHGLRHFLAHHDDDPARIERILGVLTRFAHAGWAEAMRGLGYFHGTTSNPTWQDFDRAVRWCEAACRLAPDDADNLALRQTLQGDGWLAKRRYARAAARAAERAPALPH